In one window of Plasmodium cynomolgi strain B DNA, chromosome 13, whole genome shotgun sequence DNA:
- a CDS encoding DNA-directed RNA polymerase III subunit (putative) → MKGVIRIKAKKRKGKTEENNEDNVEVNDGMEGKPADAKEEGEPGHRVKESKEAKEIREVMEAKGIKGTKEDPLILGQKDERGSEEKFKIKIGESDDEMSSIVQAGDINEYKNVGEGSRRGSASLGKNVKKQDNIGEGYAPLGLTQRSDQVEAVNQPFGQFRENKPNGRPSVEENMIETSLTPQICRQRDLTYSAPIYVDVEYVKGSNIIRKNNVEIGRLPVMLRSDICILHNKSEEELMKLGECPYDPGGYFIVKGTERVLLMQEQLSKNRIIVEMDIKHNICATITSTTAESKSRCAIVYKNNKLYLKHNSFIEDIGVCIILRAMGYESDQEIFQMIGSHRNYLNGILLSLYELYSENIKTNLDALLYIGKKIRPRLLAKGFFSSMKEKQVKNEKDIIEEGLDFLSRVLLSHIQQKNKYDFRNKARCICLMIRRVLDSANNKNELDDKDYYGNKRLELAGQLISLLFEDLYKRFYFTLKKQIDQTLSKYMQSNYTSKLKYSGNINETYPDVFRSLPKDIITRGMQAAISTGNWNIKRFKMEKSGVSQVLSRLSFIACIGMMTRLNSQFEKGRKVSGPRALQPSQWGVLCPCDTPEGESCGLVKNLALMTHVTNDNENNEHLIEILYTLGVEDSDSLTGEEMYKEGIFFVIFNGILLGVHKKPRTFMRRIRCLRRYGKIGQFVSIYDNFLHNAIYISTDGGRLCRPLIIVENGKSKLSQEHIVSLENGTINFFDLLKSSVIEWIDVNEQNNLLIALNESDISVNTTHLEIDPLTILGVVAGLIPYPNHNQSPRNTYQCAMGKQAIGAIGYNQFVRCDTLLYLLVYPQKPLVKSKTIEFINFEKLPAGQNAIVAVMSFCGYDIEDAIVMNKSSIDRGFGRCMSLRKHAVELKKYFNGSNDLVLPSPLAISKLQQRQEKERQEKQERQRQEKQRQAQEDQLAATGQYIKEEGDHVENGTDTNGDEPKRFQNKEIKKYHALDVDGVVSIGYLLKEGQVYINKYSPRNVKDHVKDISKIDLNDLKSNEVKYKSVYPSYIDKIIFTENAEGLKIYKIIMRQTRLPELGDKFSSRHGQKGVVGLLVNQEDMPFTESGICPDLIMNPHGFPSRMTVGKLLELVASKSAVLDGELKYGSIFSGTPFEEMASILFKYGFNCSSKELLYSGLTGEPLETYIFMGPIYYQKLKHMVQDKIHARARGPRQLLTRQPTEGRSKEGGLRLGEMERDCLIAYGVSNLLLERLMLSSDVCDVYICEDCGMMGYDTYCTFCQKCDKNALVKMPYACKLLFQELQTMNVFPKIVVKET, encoded by the exons ATGAAGGGGGTCATACGAattaaggcgaaaaaaagaaagggaaaaacggaGGAGAACAATGAAGACAACGTCGAGGTGAACGACGGGATGGAGGGCAAGCCGGCAGATGCCAAAGAGGAGGGTGAACCTGGCCACAGGGTGAAGGAGAGCAAGGAAGCCAAGGAAATTCGCGAAGTTATGGAAGCCAAGGGAATCAAGGGTACCAAAGAAGACCCGCTTATCCTTGGGCAAAAGGACGAAAGAGGGAGCGAAGAAAAGTTTAAAATAAAGATCGGCGAATCGGACGATGAGATGAGCAGCATCGTCCAGGCAGGCGACATAAATGAGTATAAGAATGTGGGTGAAGGGAGCCGTAGGGGGAGCGCCTCTCTGGGgaagaatgtaaaaaagCAGGATAACATCGGCGAGGGGTACGCCCCCCTGGGGTTGACGCAACGCAGCGACCAGGTTGAAGCGGTTAACCAGCCGTTCGGCCAATTTAGGGAGAATAAACCAAACG GTAGACCCTctgttgaagaaaatatgatAGAAACAAGCTTGACTCCACAAATATGTCGACAAAGAGACTTAACCTACTCGGCTCCCATCTATGTAGATGTGGAATATGTAAAAGGTAGTAACATAATTAGAAAGAATAATGTCGAGATTGGGAGACTCCCTGTCATGTTGAGAAGTGATATATGCATTCTACATaacaaaagtgaagaagaacTGATGAAATTGGGTGAGTGTCCATATGATCCTGGGGGGTATTTCATCGTTAAAGGAACTGAAAGGGTTCTTTTGATGCAGGAGCAGTTGTCAAAAAATAGAATCATTGTCGAGATGGatataaaacataatatCTGTGCAACCATCACATCTACGACAGCGGAGTCGAAGAGTAGATGTGCCATCGTTTATAAGAACAACAAACTGTACCTAAAGCACAACTCCTTCATTGAAGACATCGGGGTGTGTATTATCCTTAGAGCCATGGGGTACGAGAGCGACCAGGAAATATTTCAAATGATAGGATCGCACAGAAATTACCTGAACGGGATTTTGCTGTCCCTGTACGAGTTGTACAGTgagaatataaaaacaaatttagaTGCACTGCTCTACATAGGGAAGAAAATTCGTCCGAGGCTACTAGCCAAGGGGTTCTTCAGTTCCATGAAGGAAAAgcaagtaaaaaatgaaaaggacaTCATCGAAGAAGGATTGGATTTTCTAAGCAGAGTTCTTCTATCTCACATTCAGCAAAAGAACAAGTATGATTTTAGAAACAAAGCTAGATGCATCTGTCTCATGATTAGACGGGTTCTAGATAGCgcaaataataaaaacgaattagATGATAAAGACTATTATGGTAACAAAAGGTTGGAGCTAGCTGGGCAGCTAATATCTCTCCTGTTCGAAGATTTGTACAAACGATTTTATTTCACCTTAAAGAAACAGATAGATCAAACGCTGAGCAAATACATGCAAAGTAATTATACGTCCAAGTTGAAGTACAGCggaaatataaatgaaacCTATCCGGATGTCTTTCGAAGCTTACCAAAGGATATCATTACAAGGGGGATGCAGGCAGCCATATCCACGGGAAATTGGAATATTAAAAGGTTTaagatggaaaaaagtgGAGTATCACAGGTACTATCCCGTTTATCCTTCATTGCATGCATCGGAATGATGACTAGACTCAATTCGCAGTTCGAAAAGGGTAGAAAGGTTAGTGGGCCAAGAGCATTGCAACCATCCCAGTGGGGAGTTCTATGCCCCTGTGATACTCCAGAAGGGGAATCCTGTGGACTGGTTAAAAATTTAGCACTCATGACACATGTCACGAatgataatgaaaataatgaacaTCTAATCGAAATATTATACACCCTGGGGGTAGAAGACAGTGACAGCTTAACAGGAGAGGAAATGTACAAggagggaattttttttgttatctttAATGGGATACTTCTAGGCGTGCATAAGAAGCCACGCACATTTATGAGGAGAATTAGGTGCCTAAGAAgatatggaaaaattggcCAATTCGTTTCtatatatgacaattttttgcataacgCTATTTACATTTCAACCGATGGTGGGAGGTTGTGCAGACCGTTAATAATTgtagaaaatggaaaatccAAGTTGTCCCAGGAGCATATTGTATCGCTAGAAAATGGGACGATTAACTTTTTTGATTTACTTAAAAGTTCCGTCATCGAGTGGATAGACGTGAATGAACAGAACAATCTTCTCATCGCGCTGAACGAGTCAGACATCTCTGTGAATACGACTCATCTAGAAATAGACCCTCTGACAATATTGGGTGTGGTAGCTGGACTGATTCCTTATCCAAATCATAATCAAAGTCCTAGGAACACCTATCAATGTGCTATGGGGAAGCAAGCCATTGGAGCCATTGGATATAATCAGTTCGTCCGATGCGATACTTTACTGTATCTGCTTGTGTACCCTCAGAAACCGCTAGTAAAATCCAAGACCATCGAATTTATTaactttgaaaaattgcCTGCTGGACAGAATGCCATCGTGGCCGTTATGAGTTTCTGTGGGTATGACATTGAGGATGCGATCGTCATGAACAAATCCTCCATCGATAGGGGCTTCGGACGGTGCATGTCTCTGAGGAAGCATGCCGTGGAGTTGAAGAAGTACTTTAACGGGTCCAACGACCTGGTCCTGCCTTCTCCCCTCGCCATCAGCAAGCTGCAGCAGCGCCAGGAGAAGGAGAGgcaggagaagcaggagagGCAGCGTCAGGAGAAGCAACGGCAAGCGCAGGAAGACCAGCTTGCAGCAACAGGACAATACataaaggaagaaggggaccACGTAGAAAACGGCACAGACACCAACGGGGATGAACCGAAAAGGTTCcagaataaagaaattaaaaaatatcacgCGCTCGATGTGGACGGAGTAGTCTCCATTGGCTATTTGCTCAAAGAAGGACaagtgtacataaataaatactcaCCAAGAAATGTCAAAGATCACGTGAAGGATATCAGTAAAATCGATTTAAATGATTTAAAATCTAATGAGgttaaatataaaagtgTGTACCCTTCTTACATtgacaaaattatttttacagaaAACGCAGAAGGGTTAAAAAtctacaaaattattatgcggCAAACTAGACTCCCCGAATTGGGGGATAAATTTAGCTCAAGGCACGGTCAAAAGGGAGTTGTCGGATTGCTAGTTAATCAGGAAGATATGCCATTTACTGAATCGGGTATATGCCCAGATTTGATTATGAACCCACATGGTTTTCCATCTCGTATGACGGTGGGGAAGCTCCTTGAACTTGTTGCCTCCAAGTCAGCAGTCCTAGATGGAGAATTAAAATACGGATCTATTTTTAGTGGTACCCCCTTTGAGGAAATGgcatccattttgtttaaatatGGTTTCAACTGCTCTAGTAAAGAATTGCTGTACTCAGGATTGACAGGGGAACCGTTAGAAACGTATATCTTTATGGGACCCATTTATTATCAAAAGTTAAAGCACATGGTACAGGATAAAATCCATGCTAGGGCTAGAGGACCAAGACAGCTGTTAACTAGGCAACCAACTGAAGGGAGGTCGAAAGAAGGAGGTTTACGGTTAGGTGAAATGGAAAGAGATTGCCTAATAGCATATGGTGTGAGTAATTTGTTACTTGAACGATTAATGTTAAGTAGTGATGTGTGTGATGTGTACATCTGTGAAGATTGTGGCATGATGGGTTACGACACATATTGCACATTTTGTCAGAAATGCGACAAAAATGCTCTTGTAAAGATGCCTTATGCGTGCAAATTGCTCTTCCAGGAGCTGCAGACAATGAACGTCTTCCCCAAAATTGTGGTGAAGGAGACGTAG
- a CDS encoding hypothetical protein (putative): MQEEQKHIVEVNAIKGYYKKTFTNELLLSLQKEINIEDLLYSYNYYSNFLTEDDKFDNEEVGSEYLKSEDELEELPPSGGDKKYKVRKGDSDEDMINYFDPTVSEELYEEKIEQTFEYLDNFLKAFYVPNDMNDSGEMEIINDVVKNLVIEKINDDEYKILDMQCEKSQIYEITLIIIAYIIRNIFSLKCANINSQQICNIFQTKKKKKNMTQENAEQDGGTSDQGEKEETHTGGDVPPATTDTDDADVNLENFTYDSEYEEEECTYDDISFVSKNLVEEEMKKHNVQLSQICKMIKINVYKYLYMIYKKDDLLLKINVLEIFSKFVQNEYYSNSTVENCYFLHTVLKDLHKSDDEVLPLSILNSLICYSKINSALLHFIISTHDNILMKTIISYLTNDSTHGSSSNVEKLIVGIKSFGYFFSLKESSQALLSLNSNAHLIVINNINTHSHTNVLKHAINIWVKILPAECMGAEWNKQLVHDVLFQKVITILKEIDDTEVQINAYQVLRFMVPYSIADFIIQEQWLIRTLKSSFGNNSYELKMNRYNFFKELYELNKITITNDAFADNLISNFLEKVPKRY, from the exons ATGCAGGAGGAACAGAAACACATCGTAGAGGTGAACGCCATCAAGGGCTACTACAAAAAGACATTCACCAACGAGCTGCTGCTTTCActgcaaaaggaaataaacaTAGAAGACCTGCTGTACTCATACAACTACTATTCCAATTTTCTGACGGAGGATGACAAATTTGACAATGAAGAGGTAGGGAGTGAATACCTTAAGAGTGAAGACGAACTGGAGGAGTTACCACCCAGCGGTGGGGACAAGAAATATAAAGTAAGGAAAGGAGATTCGGATGAGGATATGATCAATTACTTCGACCCAACTGTAAGTGAAGAAttgtatgaagaaaaaatcgaacAAACATTCGAATatttggataattttttaaaagcattttATGTTCCAAATGATATGAACGATTCAggcgaaatggaaataataaatgatgtagtaaaaaatttagtaatagaaaaaataaatgatgatGAATATAAAATCTTGGACATGCAATGTGAAAAATCTCAGATATATGAAATTACGTTAATAATCATTGCGTACATTATTAGGAATATTTTCAGCTTAA AGTGTGCAAATATAAACAGCCAACAAATTTGCAACATTTTtcaaacgaagaagaagaaaaaaaatatgacacaGGAGAATGCTGAACAAGACGGGGGTACGTCTGACCagggggaaaaggaagaaacgcACACAGGAGGTGATGTACCGCCCGCTACGACCGACACAGATGATGCCGATGTCAATTTGGAAAACTTCACCTACGATAGCGAGTACGAAGAAGAGGAATGCACTTATGATGACATATCCTTtgtaagtaaaaatttagtagaggaagaaatgaaaaagcatAATGTACAGTTAAgtcaaatttgcaaaatgataaaaattaatgtatacaaatatttatatatgatatacAAGAAGGACGATTTACTgctgaaaataaatgtgctGGAAATTTTCTCGAAATTTGTGCAAAACGAATACTACAGTAATAGCACTGTGGaaaattgctattttttgcacaccGTCTTGAAGGATCTGCACAAATCCGACGACGAAGTTCTTCCCCTGAGTATTCTCAACTCGCTCATTTGTTACTCCAAAATAAATTCAgctcttcttcattttataatCAGCACACATGACAATATTCTCATGAAGACGATCATTTCCTATCTAACGAACGATTCCACACATGGTAGTAGTTCCAACGTGGAAAAGTTAATTGTTGGCATAAAATCCTTTGGCTACTTTTTTTCACTGAAGGAGTCTAGTCAAGCTCTTTTAAGTCTGAACTCGAATGCACACCTTATCGTAATTAATAACATAAACACACATTCGCACACCAATGTTTTAAAGCACGCAATAAACATATgggtaaaaatattaccaGCCGAATGCATGGGTGCTGAATGGAACAAACAACTCGTTCACGATGTGCTTTTCCAAAAGGTTATCAcaatattaaaagaaatcgATGACACAGAGGTTCAGATAAATGCGTATCAAGTGCTGCGGTTTATGGTCCCCTACAGTATTGCAGATTTTATCATACAAGAACAGTGGCTCATTAGGACTCTCAAAAGCAGCTTTGGAAACAACAGCTACGAGCTGAAGATGAAtagatacaatttttttaaagaactCTACGAACTTAACAAAATTACCATAACGAATGATGCCTTTGCGGATAACCTCATCAGCAATTTCTTGGAGAAGGTGCCCAAGAGGTATTAG
- a CDS encoding eukaryotic translation initiation factor 5 (putative) has protein sequence MSYINIPRDRNDPNYRYKMPKLISKIEGRGNGIRTNIANMGEIARSLKRPPMYPTKFFGCELGTMVKFEENEEKAIVNGAHKENDLVNILDKFIEMYVLCPHCLLPETDIIVKKGFLICKCNACGNIGELNNSHKIATYMIKNPPQISTVGGKKKKTKDKKMEKNGKGKSDKGGGLTEKGDKNEETRNGILHSGGDYDSSDELDTDKSNPTNNGNIKKDKKSKKKDKKKNKTEENFVLEKESLHFDSVEIKEVIDRMRTLFVTFPNISDNDFCEELRVLQVSQSFDSKCRIFICLSALFDNQITKELLQKYIKYIKKVNDTSVTVTDIFLALEYYVNKVAQNALIIYPYILQILYNNDIFESKDIIKRYEVSSSATALFERSNSSDSLDEKNKYYVECYNKCKCMAKHFVSWLKENESDEDESEEEESQVSNPVNSNMTSYKVKSLRNNDDKSRETRNGGGVNNAVTNENDKAFEDSKSEKCEDEIFLDAKDGINYTGDEEEIDIDAI, from the coding sequence ATGTCGTACATTAACATCCCTCGGGATCGAAACGATCCAAATTACAGATACAAGATGCCCAAGCTGATATCCAAAATTGAGGGAAGAGGAAATGGCATCAGGACGAACATCGCGAACATGGGGGAAATCGCGAGGTCGTTGAAGAGACCTCCTATGTACCCCACGAAATTTTTTGGATGCGAATTAGGAACTATGgtaaaatttgaagagaatgaagaaaaagcaatTGTAAATGGTGCCCACAAGGAAAACGATTTAGTAAATATTTTGGACAAGTTTATCGAAATGTATGTCCTCTGCCCTCACTGTTTATTACCCGAAACGGACATCATCGTTAAAAAAGGTTTCCTAATCTGTAAATGTAATGCATGTGGAAATATTGGCGAACTAAATAATTCTCACAAAATTGCTACCTACATGATTAAGAATCCCCCCCAGATAAGCACCGTTGGaggtaaaaagaaaaaaacgaaagataaaaaaatggagaaaaatggtAAGGGGAAGAGTGACAAAGGAGGAGGATTAACAGAAAAGggagacaaaaatgaagaaacgaGAAATGGAATACTACACTCTGGAGGAGACTATGATAGTTCGGATGAACTAGACACAGATAAAAGTAATCCAACAAATAatggaaatattaaaaaagacaaaaaatcgaaaaaaaaagataaaaagaaaaacaaaacagaagaaaattttgtattagAAAAAGAATCACTCCATTTTGACAGTGTAGAAATTAAAGAAGTTATCGACAGAATGAGGACCCTATTTGTTACCTTCCCAAATATAAGTGACAATGATTTCTGCGAGGAACTTCGTGTTCTGCAGGTATCTCAGAGCTTCGACTCCAAGTGtagaatttttatttgcctctCTGCATTGTTCGACAATCAAATAACCAAAGagttattacaaaaatatatcaaatatataaagaaggTAAACGACACGTCTGTTACCGTTACGGATATTTTTCTAGCCCTGGAGTACTATGTTAACAAGGTGGCTCAAAACGCACTTATTATTTAcccatatattttacaaattttgtacaataaTGATATCTTCGAAAGCAAGGACATTATTAAACGGTATGAGGTTAGCAGCTCTGCGACAGCCTTGTTTGAAAGGAGTAACAGCTCTGATAGCcttgatgagaaaaataaatactacGTGGAGTGTTACAATAAATGCAAATGTATGGCGAAACATTTCGTTAGTTGGTTGAAGGAAAACGAATCTGATGAAGATGAgtcggaggaggaagagagcCAAGTTAGTAACCCAGTGAATAGCAACATGACTAGCTACAAAGTGAAGTCTTTGCGAAATAATGATGACAAGAGTAGGGAAACCCGCAACGGGGGTGGTGTCAACAATGCAGTTACGAACGAAAACGATAAGGCGTTTGAAGACTCCAAGAGTGAAAAGTGTGAGgacgaaatatttttggatGCCAAAGATGGTATCAACTACACGGgcgatgaggaggaaatcGACATCGATGCCATTTGA
- a CDS encoding hypothetical protein (putative) yields the protein MSLEFCSDQTLQIKCSYMIEKYKKKLQKVKQLKRELKASLEKKRKEIYMDRYFLNKEKEHLYSELAKEKEKIEMEHLEKTKELYNSYFADIFLYEQEYYQCIYKVFKNLLLKKEEIDDKERHVLKLQEHALMTLSDRNVSERVSEKEKAHSTAHSTAAVEKKTGRADRAPINHPEETDHDQDDKHFDIDNLCDLNINEIYQSIILDQGERPHNLSNKGDEYSKTIMGEIQAGINSPPFLDEQYEFGTEQCSSVSRMEEGAHWQEEIEKSGTCKKHQFWELSSRGKGDTHTEELPNPLERENNSGYDETIQKNVLTSCVELRKTDWHAGGGREEESDDKRYVQDVRCKLDVIEWDDAAEDGHSGGGKKETQREDDKESTLSKSGGTEQCEEMREECEEGEECEEGEECEEGEEGEEGEESEVEPGGSFHFDDQNEEIKCLANEETFKGEEDDPNEYHPNGNDAYITSEHLEAAECMRGEETGGQRRRSAIDVSALSDAVEDELRNKDLFEKREVANRKKDNAELDQVIENNINFNISSYFSGSYDDIGDCELLGRIDEEAVALNDEEAVALNDEEAVALDDEEAVALNDEEAVALNDEEAVALNDDGADGADDEDGLYDGDDEPEYDMIKERDSSVDPEELGDSSQKNHGKKGDTQNGEICTVGDPTKQTNPNRQIDLELHANQSSAIKNEEDPSQGKNNPFNEHINNFYHEYEHMRRFNEDNHKIQSSLFKTLYSYHNEYSIPIEKMQTFENYAEEIGQLENYEHILSFINGGGEEQAGADCDDDLNGSSHVITKKPADNKVNSSNLGLHTVKELINYVSASAKGKENEKSGFKKKEAERMKTALQ from the exons ATGTCTTTGGAGTTCTGTTCGGACCAGACCCTTCAGATAAAATGCTCCTACATGATagaaaagtataaaaagaaGCTTCAAAAGGTGAAGCAGCTTAAGAGG GAGCTCAAGGCGTCGCTcgagaaaaagaggaaggagattTACATGGACAGATATTTTCTCAAT aaagaaaaagagcaCCTGTACAGCGAACTGGccaaagagaaagaaaaaatcgaaatggAACATCTcgaaaaaacgaaggaaCTATACAACAGCTACTTTgcagatatatttttgtacgaGCAGGAATATTATCAGTGCATTTATAaagtgtttaaaaatttactactcaagaaggaagaaattgacGACAAGGAAAGGCACGTTCTTAAGTTGCAA gaACACGCCCTGATGACGCTTTCAGACAGGAACGTAAGCGAAAGGGtaagcgaaaaggaaaaggcacaCTCAACGGCACACTCAACCGCAGctgtcgaaaaaaaaactggacGTGCTGACAGGGCCCCGATCAACCATCCGGAGGAAACGGATCATGACCAGGACGACAAACATTTCGACATAGACAATTTATGCGATTTGAACATTAACGAAATTTATCAAAGCATCATACTGGACCAAGGAGAGCGTCCACACAACTTAAGCAACAAAGGTGATGAATACTCGAAGACCATTATGGGGGAGATTCAAGCGGGGATTAACTCTCCCCCTTTCTTGGATGAACAGTACGAATTTGGCACTGAACAGTGTAGCAGTGTGTCTAGAATGGAAGAAGGTGCCCATTGGCaggaagaaatagaaaaaagtGGCACGTGTAAGAAACACCAATTTTGGGAGCTGAGTTCACGCGGAAAAGGGGACACCCACACGGAAGAGCTACCTAACCCACTCGAAAGAGAAAACAATTCTGGGTATGACGAGACGATACAGAAAAATGTGCTCACTTCGTGTGTAGAACTGAGGAAAACGGATTGGCACGCgggagggggaagagaagaagaaagtgaTGATAAGCGTTATGTGCAAGACGTACGTTGTAAGCTTGACGTGATCGAATGGGACGACGCAGCCGAGGATGGCCACTCaggtggaggaaaaaaggaaacccaGCGTGAAGACGACAAAGAGAGCACCCTTTCCAAATCGGGAGGAACAGAACAATGCGAGGAAATGCGAGAAGAGTGCGAAGAGGGTGAAGAGTGCGAAGAGGGTGAAGAGTGCGAAGAGGGTGAAGAGGGTGAAGAGGGTGAAGAGAGCGAAGTAGAACCGGGTGGGAGCTTCCATTTTGATGaccaaaacgaagaaataaaatgccTGGCAAATGAGGAAACAttcaaaggagaagaagatgaCCCAAACGAGTACCACCCAAACGGTAATGATGCATACATAACTAGTGAACATTTAGAAGCTGCGGAATGTATGCGCGGCGAAGAAACGGGTGGACAGCGTCGACGCAGCGCCATCGATGTTAGTGCGCTGAGCGACGCAGTTGAAGATGAACTACGAAATAAGGACCTTTTTGAAAAGAGAGAGGTAGCAAATCGGAAAAAGGATAATGCGGAACTGGACCAAGTGATAGAAAATAACATCAACTTTAATATATCGAGCTACTTTAGTGGAAGCTACGACGACATCGGTGATTGTGAGCTGTTGGGGAGGATCGACGAAGAGGCGGTTGCACTGAACGATGAAGAGGCGGTCGCATTGAACGATGAAGAAGCGGTCGCACTGGACGATGAAGAAGCGGTTGCACTGAACGATGAAGAAGCGGTTGCACTGAACGATGAAGAAGCGGTTGCACTGAACGATGATGGCGCAGATGGTGCTGACGATGAAGATGGCCTTTATGATGGGGATGACGAACCGGAATATGACATGATCAAAGAGCGCGACTCGAGTGTGGATCCGGAAGAGCTGGGGGACTCCTCCCAGAAGAACCacggcaaaaaaggggacacgcaaaatggggaaatctGCACAGTAGGGGATCCCACCAAGCAAACGAATCCGAACAGACAAATCGACCTCGAATTGCACGCGAACCAAAGCAGTGCcataaaaaacgaagaagaccCCTCCCAAGGAAAGAACAACCCCTTCAACGAGCACATTAACAACTTCTACCATGAATATGAACACATGAGAAGGTTCAATGAAGATAACCACAAAATTCAGTCATCCCTTTTTAAGACGCTGTATAGTTACCACAACGAGTATTCCATTCCTATAGAGAAAATGCAAACGTTTGAGAATTACGCGGAGGAGATTGGCCAGCTGGAGAATTATGAGCATATCTTGAGCTTCATCAACGGAGGGGGTGAGGAGCAGGCTGGCGCGGATTGTGATGATGACCTGAATGGCAGCTCTCACGTTATAACGAAGAAACCAGCGGACAATAAAGTGAACTCCTCCAATTTGGGCCTACACACAGTTAAAGAACTGATAAATTACGTGAGTGCAAGCGccaaggggaaggagaatgAGAAAAGcggcttcaaaaaaaaagaagcagagagAATGAAAACGGCGCTTCAATAG